Proteins from a single region of Candidatus Puniceispirillum marinum IMCC1322:
- a CDS encoding sarcosine oxidase subunit gamma: MHDLAPLHALGGHSPQIDVYDRVTLAENADFAYVSIAAHAGGKDKLSKIAGKVIGVTLPLPEQMTHHDDISAIWTGPDQWMVEAPIESHETMADDLTIKLAGIAAVTEQNDSFVRFDLTGELCVNILERLCAVNSRQMPYNSATRTAIEHISCFILHRSVGYFSILGARSSAKSLHHNLINSIKSVV; this comes from the coding sequence ATGCATGATCTAGCCCCCTTACACGCGCTTGGCGGTCATAGCCCTCAGATAGATGTTTATGATCGTGTTACACTCGCCGAAAATGCTGATTTTGCCTATGTATCCATAGCAGCGCATGCAGGCGGTAAAGATAAGCTCAGTAAAATTGCTGGGAAAGTGATTGGGGTTACCTTGCCACTACCAGAACAAATGACACATCATGATGACATAAGCGCGATATGGACTGGCCCGGATCAATGGATGGTTGAGGCCCCGATTGAATCACATGAAACAATGGCAGATGATCTGACCATAAAGCTGGCTGGCATTGCCGCCGTTACCGAACAAAATGACTCCTTTGTGCGTTTTGATCTGACTGGCGAACTATGCGTTAATATATTAGAGCGCCTATGTGCTGTTAATAGCCGGCAGATGCCTTACAACAGCGCTACCCGCACGGCTATTGAACATATTAGCTGCTTTATTCTGCATCGGTCAGTTGGATATTTTTCAATTCTGGGCGCACGTTCATCCGCAAAATCACTTCATCATAATTTAATAAATAGTATTAAGTCTGTAGTGTAA
- a CDS encoding PDR/VanB family oxidoreductase: MTAGKNKILVKVVEISKVNDLVTRFSFERIDGALFPTFSGGAHIVIEMKDGEINRLNPYSLMSDPMDQSRYSISVRRDDNGRGGSLFMHRKVKLDDEMVISYPVNLFAMDLRASKHLMIAGGIGITPFLAQIKQLGTLQGHFELHYSCRSRALGAYAEALTDHYPNNVHVYFDDQKQTIDLVNLLKGQPLGTHVYICGPKGMIDWVRNTAFEMGWPHETVHHEEFLAPPSGEAFTVNLATSQKTIEVGEQQSLLEAIEAAGIDAPYLCRGGACGQCETRVLECDGDIQHNDHWLDDEQKVGKTHIMPCVSRFAGRNLVLDR; the protein is encoded by the coding sequence ATGACTGCGGGTAAGAATAAAATCTTAGTCAAGGTTGTTGAGATCAGTAAGGTCAATGACCTTGTTACCCGATTTTCGTTTGAGCGAATCGATGGTGCATTATTTCCAACTTTTTCTGGTGGCGCGCATATCGTCATTGAGATGAAAGATGGCGAAATTAACCGCCTTAATCCCTATTCACTGATGTCTGATCCAATGGATCAGTCACGTTATTCAATTTCGGTTCGTCGTGATGATAACGGGCGCGGCGGGTCATTATTCATGCATCGTAAAGTCAAACTGGATGATGAGATGGTGATCAGCTATCCGGTTAACCTATTTGCAATGGATTTGCGTGCCAGCAAACACCTGATGATTGCAGGTGGTATTGGCATAACGCCGTTTCTAGCGCAAATAAAGCAGCTTGGTACCTTGCAGGGGCATTTTGAGCTTCATTATTCATGTAGGTCGCGTGCACTTGGTGCATATGCTGAAGCGTTAACCGACCACTATCCGAATAATGTTCATGTCTATTTTGATGACCAGAAACAAACAATTGATCTTGTTAACCTGCTCAAAGGACAACCACTTGGAACGCATGTGTATATTTGCGGCCCAAAAGGCATGATAGACTGGGTGCGAAATACAGCCTTTGAGATGGGTTGGCCGCATGAGACTGTGCACCATGAAGAATTTTTAGCACCGCCTTCGGGTGAAGCCTTTACCGTAAATCTGGCCACTTCCCAAAAGACCATCGAGGTCGGTGAGCAACAAAGTCTGCTTGAAGCCATTGAGGCTGCTGGTATTGATGCGCCTTATCTATGTCGGGGTGGGGCATGTGGCCAGTGCGAGACACGCGTTTTGGAATGTGATGGAGATATTCAGCATAACGACCACTGGCTCGATGATGAACAGAAAGTTGGAAAAACACATATAATGCCATGTGTTTCCCGATTTGCCGGACGCAACCTGGTTCTTGATCGATAG
- a CDS encoding HugZ family pyridoxamine 5'-phosphate oxidase, translating to MDKNDSKDIDHVSIARDIDRLLACKSLIVTTALANEIPEIGTAPFINHDESLYIYSSHLSKHTRVLLETKKAHFMLCQDECDTQNIWARHRLKFTAGINEIARDDADFPLLCDKFESAFGPTMGLIRDFADFHMLRLKPVSGVLVLGFAKAFEVKGPDFEIVSHLRSA from the coding sequence ATGGATAAAAATGACTCAAAAGATATTGATCACGTCAGTATTGCTCGTGATATAGATCGTCTTCTAGCGTGTAAAAGCCTGATTGTCACAACGGCTTTAGCAAATGAGATACCTGAAATTGGTACGGCGCCTTTTATAAATCATGATGAATCTTTATACATATATTCTAGTCATTTATCAAAACATACTCGTGTCTTACTTGAAACAAAAAAGGCGCATTTCATGTTATGCCAAGATGAATGTGATACACAGAATATCTGGGCACGGCACCGGCTGAAATTCACTGCGGGCATAAATGAGATTGCCCGTGATGATGCTGACTTTCCCTTGCTGTGTGATAAGTTTGAAAGTGCGTTTGGTCCGACCATGGGCTTGATCCGTGACTTTGCCGATTTTCATATGCTAAGACTGAAACCGGTTTCAGGCGTTCTGGTGCTTGGTTTCGCCAAAGCCTTTGAGGTAAAAGGGCCTGATTTTGAAATTGTGTCGCATTTAAGAAGCGCATGA
- a CDS encoding dimethylamine monooxygenase subunit DmmA family protein yields the protein MSEFQFPSSIRSRPIYGKFEARAGKDCLMIADAEGAEAILDMVQKSDDSQEMMANTHIIYIPKHTEETYVEKLKALGARQFYLGVSYEASVPRLRHILTNAHMGLQVYLAGTEGVMGQAQREAIEAGIPHVAIQMEHRGSVARRMQCVHCKGITEDVITDPFICSHCGLNLFVRDHYSRRLAAFQGVRVDAEDHGNVPAQVELYK from the coding sequence ATGTCTGAATTCCAATTTCCATCGTCAATTAGAAGTCGTCCAATCTATGGCAAGTTTGAAGCACGGGCAGGCAAAGATTGTTTGATGATTGCTGATGCAGAGGGTGCAGAAGCAATATTGGATATGGTTCAAAAGTCAGATGATAGCCAAGAGATGATGGCAAATACCCACATTATCTATATCCCAAAACATACCGAAGAAACTTATGTCGAAAAACTCAAAGCACTAGGTGCGCGCCAGTTCTATTTAGGCGTCAGTTATGAAGCCTCAGTGCCTAGATTAAGGCATATTTTGACGAATGCCCATATGGGTTTGCAAGTTTATCTGGCTGGTACAGAAGGGGTGATGGGGCAAGCGCAACGAGAAGCGATCGAGGCAGGTATTCCCCATGTAGCCATCCAGATGGAACATCGTGGATCAGTCGCCCGCCGGATGCAATGCGTACATTGCAAGGGCATAACCGAGGATGTGATAACCGACCCATTCATCTGTTCGCATTGCGGGTTGAACCTGTTTGTCAGAGATCATTATTCCAGACGTTTAGCCGCGTTTCAGGGCGTTCGCGTTGATGCCGAAGATCACGGCAACGTCCCGGCTCAAGTGGAGTTGTATAAATGA
- the pabB gene encoding aminodeoxychorismate synthase component I yields the protein MMSSYLNTLRAPLPFVLLDANYHDDDISHLFRDPVEVVSVTGDCDITAAMAQLEQGLDNGLFAAGFISYEAAHQFDPALITAGAGDAEEVTICFGLFREHIELTRIEADSLMAAAAKGGEFHLSLPHSSRDIESYLDDIAVLQTHITAGDTYQTNYTYRMSGDMHGDRLALYEEMRQQQPVSYGAFVQLPDVPVYLSRSPELFFRKNGNRLVTRPMKGTAPRGANDAADHDIVHAMLEDGKTQSENTIIVDLLRNDFGRVAVTNSVSVDAYLSPERYKSVHQLTSTISCEVPADLSISDLFAGVFPCGSVTGAPKVRTMQIISDLEKDKRGIYTGSIGYILPNRDMCFNVAIRTLSVSVDGYAEVGVGGGIVHESDGDSEFAECAAKMAFLERVMIASKPETHLSPLAKLQAS from the coding sequence ATGATGTCTTCATATTTAAATACATTGCGCGCACCGCTTCCATTTGTCCTTCTTGATGCCAATTATCACGATGATGATATATCCCACCTATTTCGGGATCCGGTCGAGGTTGTTTCGGTCACCGGTGATTGCGATATTACCGCGGCAATGGCACAGCTCGAACAGGGGCTTGATAACGGATTGTTTGCCGCGGGTTTTATTTCCTATGAAGCTGCACATCAATTTGATCCAGCATTAATTACCGCAGGTGCTGGTGATGCGGAGGAGGTGACAATCTGCTTTGGCCTGTTCCGAGAGCATATAGAGTTAACCCGAATTGAGGCTGACAGTTTGATGGCAGCAGCGGCCAAAGGCGGTGAGTTTCATCTATCATTGCCCCATAGTAGCCGCGATATAGAAAGCTATCTGGATGATATAGCTGTATTACAGACGCATATAACGGCTGGTGATACCTATCAGACAAATTATACCTACCGCATGTCGGGTGATATGCATGGTGACCGGCTGGCGCTTTATGAAGAAATGCGCCAACAGCAACCTGTATCCTATGGTGCCTTTGTTCAATTGCCTGATGTGCCGGTATATTTATCGCGCTCGCCAGAGTTGTTTTTCCGGAAAAATGGCAACCGGCTTGTAACACGTCCGATGAAAGGTACGGCACCTCGTGGGGCTAATGATGCCGCAGATCACGATATTGTGCATGCCATGTTGGAAGATGGTAAAACCCAATCGGAAAATACGATTATTGTTGATTTGCTTCGGAATGATTTTGGCCGTGTGGCGGTCACCAATAGCGTTTCTGTTGACGCTTATCTTTCACCTGAGCGCTATAAATCTGTGCATCAACTTACCTCTACAATTAGCTGTGAGGTGCCGGCTGATTTGTCGATAAGCGATCTGTTTGCAGGTGTCTTTCCCTGTGGTTCGGTCACCGGTGCGCCAAAAGTGCGAACCATGCAAATTATCAGTGATTTAGAAAAGGATAAGCGCGGCATCTATACCGGATCGATCGGCTATATTCTACCTAACCGTGATATGTGTTTCAATGTTGCTATACGGACCTTGTCAGTCAGTGTTGATGGGTATGCAGAGGTTGGTGTTGGTGGCGGTATTGTGCATGAATCCGACGGGGACAGCGAATTTGCCGAATGTGCGGCTAAAATGGCCTTCCTTGAGAGGGTGATGATCGCCAGTAAGCCCGAAACACATCTGTCACCTCTTGCCAAGCTACAGGCCAGTTGA
- a CDS encoding DsbA family oxidoreductase, with translation MTEMTNMTTMYDKTIQVDVEIYADIVCPWCFIGKRRLDAAFARRPHITPRYIWRCFLLNPNMPVDGMNRQAYLHAKFGDSAHAVYGRIAEAGLDTGINFNFDAIDKTPNSRHAHKLLLAAGSDSQSLSERLYSAYFIEGLDIGDNDVLDRIATESGHAELIEARHDISFEHQLDHDLAMARRLNMDGVPYFVFGGSYAVAGAHEADHLLPAIDAAAS, from the coding sequence ATGACTGAAATGACCAATATGACCACTATGTACGACAAGACTATACAGGTCGATGTTGAAATATATGCCGACATTGTGTGCCCTTGGTGCTTTATAGGCAAACGACGTCTTGACGCTGCCTTTGCTAGACGGCCACATATAACCCCGCGATATATCTGGAGATGTTTTCTGCTCAATCCTAATATGCCTGTCGATGGCATGAATCGTCAGGCCTATCTTCATGCGAAATTTGGTGATTCAGCTCATGCAGTCTATGGTCGTATTGCCGAAGCCGGACTTGATACAGGTATCAACTTCAACTTCGATGCAATCGACAAAACACCCAATAGTCGACACGCCCATAAATTGCTTTTAGCAGCAGGGTCAGACAGTCAAAGCCTCAGTGAACGTCTATATTCTGCCTATTTTATCGAAGGGCTGGATATCGGTGATAACGATGTTCTCGATAGGATAGCGACCGAATCTGGACATGCTGAACTTATCGAAGCACGGCACGATATAAGCTTTGAGCACCAACTAGATCATGATCTGGCTATGGCACGAAGGCTGAATATGGATGGTGTGCCTTACTTTGTTTTTGGCGGTTCATACGCCGTTGCTGGTGCCCATGAAGCTGATCATCTGCTACCGGCGATTGATGCCGCTGCCAGCTAG
- a CDS encoding glutathione S-transferase N-terminal domain-containing protein, whose translation MPILWSFRRCPYAMRARLAIDASQQQVELREILLRDKPDRFIAVSPKATVPVLQCDEGKIIEESRDIMFWALKRNDPEGWLDIWRQNPAYVTAFLDRLDGAFKTNLDRYKYASRYDADAALKHRDAGVVFIAELDNILAQKPALSGDRLGVLDFACLPFIRQFRIADSMWFDKQNWLALHKWLQTFLTSSRFERVMKKYSPWHEGEQGVDFP comes from the coding sequence ATGCCTATTCTCTGGAGTTTTAGACGATGTCCCTATGCGATGCGGGCGCGCCTTGCTATTGATGCTAGCCAGCAACAAGTAGAGCTTCGTGAAATTCTGTTGCGCGATAAGCCTGATAGATTTATTGCGGTATCGCCAAAGGCGACGGTGCCTGTTCTGCAATGTGATGAGGGAAAAATCATTGAAGAAAGCCGTGATATCATGTTCTGGGCATTGAAACGCAATGATCCTGAGGGCTGGCTGGATATCTGGCGGCAGAATCCGGCTTATGTCACCGCGTTTCTTGATCGTCTAGATGGTGCATTTAAGACCAATCTTGACCGCTATAAATATGCAAGCCGCTATGACGCGGATGCGGCACTCAAACATCGTGATGCTGGCGTTGTGTTTATCGCTGAGCTTGATAATATTTTGGCGCAGAAACCCGCATTGTCGGGGGACAGGCTTGGGGTGCTTGATTTTGCATGTCTGCCATTCATTCGGCAGTTTCGTATTGCTGATAGTATGTGGTTTGATAAACAGAACTGGCTAGCTTTACATAAATGGCTGCAAACCTTTTTAACCTCGTCGCGCTTTGAAAGGGTGATGAAAAAATATTCTCCATGGCACGAGGGTGAACAAGGTGTAGATTTTCCATAA
- a CDS encoding aminotransferase class IV family protein → MVDFHIFETMRWRPACEFDPGGFDRGNAHLRRMASSARRFGLPFDPHAIHATLDNELNGMLVDKRVRVALYEDGELVVDVADAPSEVASRWRLGLAATRLDAGDMWLRHKTSNRQRYEEDRAAFCSGASAQFDELIYLNQNGEICEGTITSLFIGDGSGMLKTPSLECGLLPGILRETMVQNDKAVEAVLTLDDVRGATEVFVGNSLRGLIQAELAF, encoded by the coding sequence ATGGTGGATTTTCATATTTTCGAAACCATGCGTTGGCGTCCAGCTTGCGAGTTTGACCCAGGAGGTTTTGACCGGGGAAATGCGCATTTACGTCGGATGGCTTCGTCTGCCCGGCGTTTTGGCCTGCCATTTGATCCGCATGCTATTCATGCAACGCTTGATAATGAACTGAACGGTATGCTTGTTGATAAGCGGGTGCGCGTCGCCTTATATGAGGATGGTGAGTTGGTCGTAGATGTTGCGGATGCGCCGTCTGAGGTTGCGTCAAGATGGCGACTGGGGCTGGCCGCAACACGGCTGGATGCTGGCGATATGTGGCTACGGCATAAAACTAGCAACCGACAGCGCTATGAAGAGGATAGGGCGGCATTTTGCAGTGGCGCGTCAGCTCAATTTGACGAATTGATTTATCTTAATCAAAACGGTGAAATATGCGAAGGGACGATCACTTCGCTATTTATTGGCGATGGCAGTGGAATGCTGAAAACACCTTCACTTGAATGCGGACTTTTGCCCGGTATCCTGCGTGAGACAATGGTGCAAAATGACAAAGCAGTTGAGGCGGTGCTCACGCTGGACGATGTTCGTGGCGCAACCGAAGTGTTTGTCGGTAATTCGTTGCGCGGATTGATACAGGCGGAACTAGCATTTTAA
- a CDS encoding aminomethyltransferase family protein, translating to MTASWRFSTLADRHRALGSELEDWSGMGTAWSYDKDQEEEYLAIRTKAGFMDVSGLKKVHVAGPHASHVIDRAVTRDIEKLRPGRSTYACMLNDEGKFIDDCVIYRMGPNSFMVVHGSGQGHEQLTMAATGRDVSLRFDDNLHDISLQGPLAVEFLDKYVDSIRQLNYFNHTQTMLFDCPVMISRTGYSGERGYELFCRGQDAPKIWDTLVTEGAAMGIIPTRFTTLDLLRAESYLLFFPYDNSDMYPFENEKHGDTLWELGLDFTVSPGKTGFRGCEEHMRLKGKERFKIYGVLLDGTEPADEGAPLMKDGKQVGIVTVGMYSTLNKHNVGIARMPVDCAVDGVAMSVKNASGDIACQAHSMPFYDPQKKIRSAKG from the coding sequence ATGACTGCATCATGGAGATTTTCTACATTGGCCGATAGGCATCGTGCTTTGGGGTCTGAATTGGAAGACTGGAGTGGGATGGGAACGGCTTGGTCCTATGATAAAGATCAGGAAGAGGAATATCTGGCGATCCGCACAAAGGCGGGATTTATGGATGTTTCGGGGCTAAAAAAAGTTCATGTAGCTGGCCCGCATGCCAGCCATGTGATTGATAGAGCCGTCACCCGCGATATTGAAAAACTTCGGCCTGGGCGTTCGACATATGCCTGTATGCTGAATGATGAAGGAAAATTTATTGACGATTGTGTGATTTACCGAATGGGCCCAAATAGTTTTATGGTTGTGCATGGATCAGGGCAGGGGCATGAACAGCTAACCATGGCGGCAACTGGCCGTGATGTGTCACTGCGGTTTGATGACAATTTGCATGATATTTCTTTGCAAGGGCCGCTGGCGGTTGAGTTTCTTGATAAGTATGTCGATAGCATACGCCAGTTGAACTATTTCAATCATACGCAAACCATGCTGTTTGATTGCCCCGTTATGATTTCTAGAACTGGTTATTCGGGTGAGCGCGGTTATGAGCTTTTTTGCCGTGGTCAGGATGCGCCAAAGATATGGGATACACTGGTTACAGAAGGTGCCGCAATGGGCATTATCCCTACACGCTTTACGACACTCGATCTGCTTCGTGCTGAGAGTTATTTGCTATTTTTCCCCTATGACAACTCGGACATGTATCCGTTCGAGAATGAAAAACATGGTGATACACTTTGGGAACTTGGACTTGATTTTACGGTTTCACCGGGCAAAACAGGGTTCCGTGGTTGTGAAGAACATATGCGCCTTAAAGGTAAAGAGCGTTTTAAAATCTATGGCGTTCTTCTTGACGGAACCGAACCGGCAGATGAGGGTGCGCCTTTGATGAAGGATGGAAAGCAGGTTGGTATAGTTACTGTCGGTATGTATTCAACATTGAATAAGCATAATGTTGGTATTGCACGCATGCCTGTTGATTGTGCTGTTGATGGCGTTGCCATGAGCGTCAAAAACGCTTCTGGGGATATTGCTTGTCAAGCACACTCGATGCCATTCTACGATCCGCAAAAGAAAATTCGTTCTGCAAAGGGCTAG
- a CDS encoding heme-dependent oxidative N-demethylase family protein, with product MSIQFKDETFRGDYTFSNSQWAINRFPFPFHEDSFMYSVNMEQHSGGPEGSVYEKRFDVDEHYLSEMKDRAIVLDEDPLRCQSLPHMNLAGWDLLELIMMSKSEDYPDLFELHRDGTHWRWINRPMGIDDSFVFMDNTTLPYAPMEYITRQAQGDFCVLDQRDDNLWMDAGMVTTQADWSLDFDIGMNFFEWHAPVPRAHEMGIFKRALKFLLAIQQGTPARRLNWTLTVNPLLDTSPENYHKWGIEKASLTPENVGEKQYLRVELQTFFRLPRSNALVFPIRCYLIKFADLVTIPKWGRRLHRVLRDIPDDLATYKGFIANRELLVSYLSQFDDGAETSPGVWPDLHLEK from the coding sequence ATGAGCATTCAATTCAAAGATGAAACGTTTCGCGGTGATTATACATTTAGTAACTCACAATGGGCCATTAACCGATTTCCATTTCCGTTCCACGAAGACAGTTTCATGTATTCGGTGAATATGGAGCAGCATAGCGGTGGCCCGGAAGGGTCTGTATATGAAAAACGTTTTGACGTTGACGAGCATTACCTGTCTGAAATGAAGGACAGGGCGATAGTGCTTGATGAAGATCCGCTTCGGTGCCAGTCACTGCCGCATATGAATTTAGCTGGTTGGGATTTGCTGGAACTGATCATGATGTCAAAGTCAGAAGATTATCCTGATCTGTTTGAATTGCACCGTGATGGCACTCATTGGCGGTGGATTAATCGCCCCATGGGTATTGATGATAGTTTTGTGTTTATGGACAACACCACTTTGCCCTATGCGCCAATGGAATATATCACGCGGCAAGCCCAAGGTGACTTCTGTGTTTTGGATCAACGCGATGATAATCTGTGGATGGACGCTGGCATGGTCACCACACAAGCCGATTGGTCGCTTGATTTTGACATTGGCATGAATTTCTTTGAATGGCATGCGCCGGTGCCGCGCGCGCATGAAATGGGTATTTTTAAACGGGCATTAAAGTTTTTGCTGGCCATTCAACAAGGCACGCCCGCCCGCCGTTTGAACTGGACACTTACGGTCAATCCTCTGCTGGATACAAGTCCAGAAAATTATCATAAATGGGGTATTGAAAAGGCCAGTTTGACGCCTGAAAATGTAGGTGAAAAGCAGTATCTTCGGGTCGAGTTGCAAACATTCTTTCGATTGCCGCGGTCAAACGCGTTGGTGTTTCCAATCCGGTGCTATCTGATTAAATTTGCCGATCTTGTGACAATTCCAAAATGGGGACGTCGTTTGCACAGGGTCTTACGTGATATTCCTGACGATTTGGCAACCTATAAGGGGTTCATTGCTAATCGTGAATTGCTGGTGAGTTACTTGTCACAATTTGACGATGGCGCTGAAACGTCACCTGGTGTATGGCCTGATTTACATCTGGAAAAGTGA
- a CDS encoding GlxA family transcriptional regulator, with amino-acid sequence MTYVNEQQTGTAPIRKTHLGFLIFPGFPMSCLTSMIEPLRAANEIAGQDRFGWQLISEDGARIPASAGVYFDPDITLADAANLDFIFCLSGPMAHLEHEQKSTGMLRHLARHGTCMGAVSGGVFPLARSGLMDAHPCSVHWCYKAAFEAEFPHIQAVDDVIVMDQLRYSASGAAAAFDMMLHLIEQELGAPVMTEVACWFQHPLVRGVGVRQRIPAFYTASADDMLPSAIQQAVHLFATHIDESISVSTVAETVGLSARQLERGFKKATGQSPSHYYRLMRMKAARQLVLYSNDTLTDIAYATGYSNAAAMVRHYKDAFGITPKEERNRINLFRVQDNRSLPSI; translated from the coding sequence ATGACATATGTGAATGAACAGCAAACAGGAACAGCCCCGATCCGCAAAACTCATCTAGGTTTCCTTATCTTTCCGGGATTTCCGATGTCATGTCTGACGTCGATGATAGAACCATTGCGCGCGGCCAATGAAATTGCAGGTCAAGACCGGTTTGGCTGGCAATTGATTTCCGAGGATGGCGCTCGCATACCGGCAAGTGCGGGGGTTTACTTTGATCCTGATATCACGCTGGCTGATGCTGCGAATCTTGATTTTATTTTTTGCCTAAGTGGACCGATGGCACATTTGGAACATGAACAGAAATCAACTGGAATGCTTCGTCACCTTGCTCGTCATGGTACCTGTATGGGGGCAGTCAGTGGCGGTGTGTTTCCTTTGGCACGTTCCGGATTAATGGATGCGCATCCTTGTAGTGTGCATTGGTGCTATAAAGCTGCGTTTGAAGCAGAATTTCCACATATACAGGCTGTTGATGATGTGATTGTCATGGATCAATTACGCTATAGCGCGTCCGGTGCCGCCGCTGCTTTCGATATGATGTTGCATCTGATTGAGCAGGAGTTGGGCGCGCCTGTTATGACCGAAGTGGCCTGCTGGTTTCAGCACCCGCTTGTACGCGGTGTGGGCGTGCGCCAGCGGATTCCAGCATTTTACACAGCCAGTGCCGATGACATGCTGCCATCTGCGATCCAACAGGCGGTTCATTTATTTGCCACGCACATAGATGAATCAATTTCTGTCAGTACTGTCGCTGAAACTGTGGGGTTATCAGCCCGCCAGCTTGAACGCGGGTTTAAAAAAGCAACAGGGCAAAGCCCATCACATTATTACCGCTTGATGCGGATGAAAGCCGCGCGCCAGCTTGTTCTATATTCAAATGATACGCTGACCGATATCGCTTATGCCACAGGCTATAGCAATGCGGCGGCGATGGTCAGGCATTATAAGGATGCGTTTGGTATCACGCCAAAAGAGGAGCGCAACAGAATCAATCTCTTCCGCGTACAAGATAACCGTTCGCTTCCATCTATATAA
- a CDS encoding anthranilate synthase component II: protein MISIIDNYDSFTYIIAQYFAATGMPVEVRKNDVATVQTVIDSAPIGVVLSPGPGRPEDSGNSFDILAAIRGRVPVLGICLGHQIIARSMGVEVTAAARISHGKASAITHHGKGLFTNIKQNTKVGRYHSLSIDKNTINKSLSIVAETADDIAETMAVEDLSAHIYGVQFHPESIMTEDGMTMIKNFVHICRNAKLS from the coding sequence ATGATCTCTATTATCGATAATTACGATTCTTTTACCTATATCATCGCCCAATATTTTGCTGCGACAGGCATGCCCGTTGAAGTGCGTAAGAATGATGTGGCGACAGTTCAAACAGTCATCGACAGTGCGCCGATAGGGGTGGTGTTATCGCCGGGGCCAGGCCGACCAGAGGATTCGGGCAATAGTTTTGATATTCTGGCGGCAATCCGTGGTCGGGTGCCAGTGCTAGGTATTTGTCTGGGGCATCAGATCATAGCCCGCTCAATGGGTGTTGAAGTCACTGCAGCAGCACGGATTTCACATGGCAAGGCAAGTGCGATTACACATCATGGTAAAGGGTTGTTTACAAATATAAAGCAAAACACAAAGGTTGGACGTTATCACTCTCTTTCTATTGATAAAAATACAATAAATAAATCTCTTTCTATTGTTGCTGAAACAGCCGATGACATAGCAGAAACCATGGCTGTAGAAGACCTGTCAGCACATATTTATGGGGTGCAATTTCATCCTGAATCAATCATGACCGAGGATGGTATGACGATGATCAAGAATTTTGTTCATATATGTCGAAACGCCAAGCTTAGTTAG